A genomic window from Pecten maximus chromosome 2, xPecMax1.1, whole genome shotgun sequence includes:
- the LOC117344028 gene encoding uncharacterized protein LOC117344028, which produces MKNNLVFSGLAENPSENTELLLREFIQIELGIDHHIEFGNVHRFGRVVDGKKRPVVARFLFNKYRGNVLGCARRLKETAFYINEQFPTEIHQRRRELRPTIKELRSKGKNVRFERDKLIVDGRLYNGPVIIQNNGSKSPVPTMPRSTNSPSFSAVTRERVPTALPHRTSTRATVIIPKEKPGGILKDNIFATNRATPLHPVTVARDAHQEVAI; this is translated from the coding sequence ATGAAAAATAACTTAGTGTTCAGCGGCCTTGCTGAAAACCCGAGCGAAAATACAGAACTGTTACTCCGGGAGTTCATCCAAATAGAACTTGGCATCGATCACCATATCGAATTTGGAAATGTTCATCGCTTCGGCAGAGTCGTTGATGGGAAGAAAAGACCAGTAGTAGCCCgatttcttttcaataaatacCGGGGAAATGTGCTAGGGTGTGCGCGAAGGTTAAAGGAAACAGCATTCTACATCAACGAGCAATTTCCGACGGAAATACATCAACGTCGGAGAGAACTCAGACCAACCATCAAAGAGCTCCGCAGCAAAGGCAAAAATGTGCGGTTCGAGAGAGATAAACTTATAGTTGATGGTAGACTTTATAATGGACCTGTCATCATCCAGAACAATGGTAGCAAGTCTCCAGTACCAACTATGCCGCGATCTACAAATAGTCCCTCTTTCAGTGCAGTGACCCGCGAGAGAGTACCAACCGCATTACCTCATCGAACATCAACTCGCGCAACGGTAATCATTCCCAAAGAGAAACCGGGAGGAATTCTCAAGGACAACATATTCGCGACCAATCGCGCAACGCCGCTCCATCCGGTTACCGTTGCTAGGGACGCGCACCAAGAGGTCGCAATATAA